In Megalopta genalis isolate 19385.01 chromosome 14, iyMegGena1_principal, whole genome shotgun sequence, the following are encoded in one genomic region:
- the spz5 gene encoding spatzle 5 Toll-1 receptor has translation MRPLLDTLIILSLANAHSQPCIEYGCPGRPQLEPFVPAPPGHTPNCAKPGQTFCESPDHYPRQLIKFLADKCSFDFSSVLRDESKDDFNARWPVPDYSEGYDYPQRGQPQIHSQPLPFLPPRFPPRGHPTLPYGSPLNDTQQNGYRYNSPDQSHRNPFLSTDSPAHPRTQPLNSFNQGQAWWSPRYTRESKTPPRTLYENPLLRYSKLARQRQKRQGNPEAIYLCPTETQYRVPKAALNDQGNWMYIVNHEEQSKKYTQLVKMEICTQTMCNGICSLPLGYTSQCKQQFVQKRLVALKGSGDQLYTDVFWFPHGCTCEIMFTA, from the exons ATGAGGCCGCTGCTGGACACGCTGATCATC CTGTCCTTGGCGAACGCGCACAGCCAGCCGTGCATCGAATACGGATGCCCAGGACGACCGCAGTTAGAGCCTTTTGTTCCCGCGCCACCGGGGCACACGCCTAATTGCGCGAAGCCGGGCCAGACGTTCTGCGAGAGCCCAGATCATTATCCCCG CCAGCTGATAAAGTTCCTCGCGGACAAATGCAGCTTCGACTTCAGCTCCGTGCTGAGGGACGAGTCCAAAGACGACTTCAATGCTCGCTG GCCGGTGCCAGATTACTCCGAGGGTTATGATTACCCCCAGCGGGGTCAGCCGCAAATACACTCGCAGCCGTTACCATTCCTGCCGCCACGGTTTCCTCCACGAGGGCATCCCACATTGCCTTATGGGTCGCCATTGAACGACACTCAACAAAATGG TTACAGGTATAATTCACCAGATCAAAGCCACAGAAATCCGTTTCTGAGCACAGATAGTCCCGCTCATCCACGGACGCAACCTTTGAACTCCTTCAATCAGGGTCAAGCATGGTGGAGTCCCAG GTATACGCGGGAAAGTAAAACGCCACCTCGCACCCTGTACGAGAACCCGCTGTTGAGGTACAGCAAATTGGCCAGGCAACGTCAGAAAAGACAGGGTAATCCTGAAGCAATTTACCTTTGCCCGACCGAAACCCAGTACCGCGTGCCGAAGGCAGCACTGAACGACCAGGGAAATTGGATGTACATCGTCAACCACGAGGAACAGTCTAAGAAGTACACGCAGCTTGTGAAGATGGAAATATGCAC ACAAACCATGTGCAACGGGATCTGTTCTCTGCCTTTGGGCTACACCAGCCAGTGCAAACAACAGTTCGTGCAGAAAAGGCTAGTGGCGTTGAAAGGAAGTGGCGATCAGCTGTACACCGACGTGTTCTGGTTCCCCCATGGCTGCACCTGCGAGATCATGTTCACTGCCTGA